Part of the Desulfurococcus sp. genome is shown below.
TTCCTCCGAAGGACATTTTAATTCAATTCCTAGTTCAAGCTAAGCCTGCAACCCACTATCCCTCTAGGCTACTAGCCTCATTACCTCAATAACCAGCTTGTGGGAGTTTTGTAGTGTTTATGATATCTACTCGTATAGAATATAGAGAAGAGCATAAAACTTAAAAGCCCTACTATAGGATAACTATCAGTGGGTGTTAGAAGGGAGGCTGGATTCAATGGCTACTCCTGGAAAGAAGACTACATTATACATCCTGATAGCCGTAATCCTCGCTGTTATAGTCATCGGTGCCATCATCTACGTTACAGTATGGCCTGGTACCGCTCCAACCACTACCCCTGCCCCGCCGAAGAAAATGAGCTTCTACACTTGGCTTGGTGGGCTGGCCTTGAGAGATTCGCTATAGACGCATTGATAGGGAACTTCACTCAGAAGACTGGGATAGAAGTTGAAAAGACAGCTGTACCAGGAGGTGCTGGTGTTAACGCTAAGTTCGCTATTATAGCGTTAATCATGGCTGGTAATCCTCCAGCAGCATTCCAAGTTCACTGCGGCCCCGAGATCATAAGCTACTTTAGTGCTGCTCCTCATGGCGCCGGCGACTTCGAGAATCTAACCAGTATAGCGAAGGAGATTGATATCGCTTCCACACCTCCTGGGGCAGCATGTATGCTGTCAGGGAACCTCTACGCTTTACCTGTGAACCTGCACAGAGCTAACCTGATATTCATGAATAAGCAGGTCCTGGACAGGTATGGTATTAAACCCCCGTCAACACTACAGGAGCTAGTGAGTGCTGCTGAGACACTTAAGCAGAATGGAGTACCTGCAATGGTGCAAGCTGGAGCAGACCTCTTCACAGTACTCCACTTATGGGAGCAGATATTCCTGGCTGTAGGAGGCCCGACGAAATTCGTTGAGTTCATGTATGGAACTCTCAGCCCTAATGATCCAGCTATAATTGAGGCAACAAACATATTCCTTAAGCTAGCAGACACATTCCCAAGCAACTGGGCTTCCCTCGACTGGACTGGCGCAGTGGATCAAGTAGTTAAAGGTAATGGGGCATTCCACGTTGATGGCGACTGGGCTGTAGGCTTAATATACAACGTATACCCGAATGTTAAGATGTGCCCAGTGACCAATATCACCCCTGACTGCAATATAATAGTCGCTCCATTCCCCGGCACTAGTGGCATATACAACATGGTTATAGATGCAGTAGGCGTGCCTAAAGGCCCGCAGGCCCAGCTAGGATTAGAGTTCGCTAAGTTCTTCGCTTCAAGAGACGGCCAGAAGATATTCAACCCGCTTAAAGGCAGCATAGCCGACTACCCTGATATACCAGCTGATATCTACCCAACATCCATTCAGAGATGGGAGGTAGAAGAGTACAAGAACTCTAACGCCCAGGTCTTCAGTTTAACGCATGGAGCCCTCTTCTCTGATGTATGGCAGAAGCTACTCCAGCAGGCTGTACTATTAGCTCAAACCAAGAACACAGATTTATGGTATAATGCTGTAAGGGAGGCGCTAGCCTCCGAGAGAACGCAGTGGGAGCAGAGCGGCTACATAATGGGTACTAAGGAGAAGCCGTTCGCAGGCTACTTGCCTCCATGGGCTTAAAGAGGGAGCTCTAATGAACATGAACTCTAAAACCTTTTTCCTCTTCATATCCCCTATCCTCGTATTCGCAGGCCTCCTCTACTACGGG
Proteins encoded:
- a CDS encoding extracellular solute-binding protein, encoding MAWWAGLERFAIDALIGNFTQKTGIEVEKTAVPGGAGVNAKFAIIALIMAGNPPAAFQVHCGPEIISYFSAAPHGAGDFENLTSIAKEIDIASTPPGAACMLSGNLYALPVNLHRANLIFMNKQVLDRYGIKPPSTLQELVSAAETLKQNGVPAMVQAGADLFTVLHLWEQIFLAVGGPTKFVEFMYGTLSPNDPAIIEATNIFLKLADTFPSNWASLDWTGAVDQVVKGNGAFHVDGDWAVGLIYNVYPNVKMCPVTNITPDCNIIVAPFPGTSGIYNMVIDAVGVPKGPQAQLGLEFAKFFASRDGQKIFNPLKGSIADYPDIPADIYPTSIQRWEVEEYKNSNAQVFSLTHGALFSDVWQKLLQQAVLLAQTKNTDLWYNAVREALASERTQWEQSGYIMGTKEKPFAGYLPPWA